One Erinaceus europaeus chromosome 5, mEriEur2.1, whole genome shotgun sequence genomic window carries:
- the LOC103126399 gene encoding GTP-binding nuclear protein Ran-like translates to MATQGKPQVQFRLVLVGDGGTCKTMFVKRHLTGEFEKKYVAALGMDVHPLVFHTNQGPIMFNVWDTTGQEKFGDLRDGYYLQAQCAIIMFYVTSRVTYKNVPNWHRDLVRVCENIPIVLCGNKVDVKDPKVQAKSIVFHRKKNLHYYDMSAKSNYNFEKPFLWLAKKLTGDPSLEFVALPALGAPEVAVDPALAVQYERDWEVAQTTALPEEEQEQEQEKPGPPCHRSSGTGGCSVTSQARFSHS, encoded by the coding sequence ATGGCCACGCAGGGGAAACCGCAGGTCCAGTTCAGGCTTGTCTTGGTGGGCGATGGTGGCACCTGCAAGACGATGTTTGTCAAACGCCATCTGACCGGGGAGTTTGAGAAAAAGTATGTCGCCGCCCTGGGCATGGATGTTCACCCCCTCGTGTTCCACACCAATCAGGGACCCATCATGTTCAATGTGTGGGACACGACCGGGCAAGAGAAGTTCGGGGACCTGCGAGACGGCTACTACCTCCAAGCCCAGTGCGCCATCATCATGTTCTACGTGACATCAAGAGTCACTTACAAGAACGTGCCCAACTGGCATCGAGATCTGGTGCGGGTATGTGAAAACATCCCCATCGTGCTGTGTGGCAACAAAGTGGATGTGAAGGATCCGAAGGTTCAGGCCAAGTCGATTGTCTTCCACCGAAAGAAGAATCTCCACTACTACGACATGTCTGCTAAAAGTAATTACAACTTTGAGAAGCCCTTCCTCTGGCTGGCTAAGAAACTCACTGGAGACCCCAGTTTGGAGTTTGTCGCTCTGCCAGCTCTGGGTGCACCCGAGGTGGCCGTGGACCCGGCTCTGGCTGTGCAGTATGAgcgggactgggaggtggcacagaccACCGCTCTCCccgaggaggagcaggagcaggagcaggagaagCCGGGGCCCCCGTGTCACAGGTCCAGTGGGACAGGTGGCTGTTCTGTGACGTCACAGGCAAGGTTCTCCCACAGCTGA